The following are encoded together in the Populus trichocarpa isolate Nisqually-1 chromosome 5, P.trichocarpa_v4.1, whole genome shotgun sequence genome:
- the LOC127905330 gene encoding uncharacterized protein LOC127905330, protein MGCCISSSNNNKRGSSNPEPPSHRHSPPQPRKPHVSTTSASPPPEEETVKEVLSETPIILEPQMTTTQTQEPKTLMQRNRKKHREDQEISQASETCSNITGTLSTPTTTTTTATTTTTTITEIREDEVTSKKRVNRSPAKVHRKRPYTGDRERVLKYPAKTTGQVIRTAAGQRNVGSRGVRSDFGRSPATRTAGGAGRGRAGASPGKAGGRSVERKNKEDSENGSVLRQQEEGNESLENPLVSLECFIFL, encoded by the coding sequence ATGGGTTGCTGTATTAGCtccagcaacaacaacaaaagaggGTCAAGTAACCCAGAACCACCAAGCCACCGCCATTCTCCACCGCAACCCCGCAAACCCCATGTCTCCACCACAAGTGCCTCACCACCACCTGAAGAAGAGACAGTCAAAGAAGTCCTTTCTGAAACCCCCATTATCCTCGAACCACAAATGACAACAACACAAACCCAAGAACCAAAAACCCTGATGCAAAGAAACAGAAAGAAACACCGAGAAGACCAAGAAATCTCTCAAGCATCAGAGACATGCAGCAATATCACTGGCACTCTCTCAACACCAACAACTACGACCACCACTGCCACCACCACTACCACTACAATAACAGAAATAAGAGAAGATGAGGTAACAAGCAAGAAAAGGGTCAACAGATCTCCCGCCAAAGTACATCGAAAGCGTCCGTACACTGGAGACAGAGAAAGGGTGTTAAAGTATCCGGCGAAGACGACCGGTCAGGTGATTAGGACCGCAGCTGGGCAGCGTAATGTGGGGTCTAGAGGGGTCAGGAGCGATTTTGGTAGGTCACCGGCGACTAGGACGGCAGGTGGAGCTGGGAGGGGTCGTGCGGGAGCGAGTCCTGGAAAAGCCGGTGGCAGGTCAGTGGAGAGGAAGAATAAGGAGGATTCGGAAAACGGCTCCGTTTTGAGGCAGCAGGAGGAGGGGAACGAGTCCCTGGAGAACCCTCTGGTTTCCCTGGAATGCTTTATCTTCCTTTag